The Caballeronia sp. SL2Y3 genome includes a window with the following:
- the glnL gene encoding nitrogen regulation protein NR(II) → MVLKNLIKARKGHADALSDDTQLAATGLLPGLEALPTVVLVLDKRNLRIAYANPSAESMLEMSRKQLMQTHWPELFANADELATTIASIAENRFNATRLDAALERAGREPLHVHAIVAYLEAAPDYVLLELFENERHLRTDREERIHDLTAVNKQLIRNLAHEIKNPLGGIRGAAQLLEFELGGRERDELREYTQVIIKESDRLQTLVDRLLEPHRHPHIVGDVNIHEVCERVRAVILAEFPRGLTIERDYDVSVPDLRGDKEQLIQALLNIVRNAAEALKERISQGDAKIELRTRIARKVTIGKRLHKLALDLHITDNGPGIPGDIRDRIFFPLVSGREDGSGLGLTLAQSFVQQHDGLIEVESKPGCTEFAILLPFGN, encoded by the coding sequence ATGGTGCTCAAGAATCTGATCAAGGCGCGAAAGGGTCACGCCGATGCGCTCTCCGACGACACGCAACTCGCCGCGACCGGCCTGCTGCCCGGCCTCGAAGCGTTGCCGACTGTCGTGCTCGTGCTCGACAAGCGCAATCTCAGGATCGCGTACGCGAACCCGTCGGCGGAGTCGATGCTCGAGATGTCGCGCAAGCAACTGATGCAGACGCATTGGCCCGAACTCTTCGCGAACGCCGACGAACTGGCGACGACTATCGCTTCCATCGCGGAGAACCGCTTCAACGCGACGCGGCTCGACGCGGCGCTCGAACGCGCGGGGCGCGAGCCGCTTCACGTGCATGCGATCGTCGCATATCTCGAAGCCGCGCCCGATTACGTGCTGCTCGAACTCTTCGAGAACGAGCGCCATCTGCGCACGGATCGCGAAGAGCGCATCCACGATCTGACGGCGGTCAACAAGCAACTGATCCGCAATCTCGCACACGAGATCAAGAATCCGCTCGGCGGCATTCGCGGCGCGGCGCAACTGCTGGAGTTCGAGCTTGGCGGGCGCGAACGCGACGAGTTGCGCGAATACACGCAGGTCATCATCAAGGAATCGGACCGCCTGCAAACGCTCGTCGATCGCTTGCTGGAGCCGCACCGGCATCCGCATATCGTCGGCGACGTCAACATTCACGAAGTCTGCGAGCGCGTGCGCGCGGTGATCCTCGCGGAGTTCCCGCGCGGCCTCACCATCGAACGCGACTACGACGTGAGCGTGCCCGACCTGCGCGGCGACAAGGAGCAACTGATTCAGGCGCTGCTCAACATCGTGCGCAACGCGGCGGAGGCGCTCAAGGAGCGCATCTCGCAAGGCGACGCGAAGATCGAGCTGCGCACGCGCATCGCGCGCAAGGTGACTATCGGCAAGCGCCTGCACAAACTGGCACTGGACTTGCATATCACTGACAACGGTCCCGGCATTCCCGGCGATATCCGCGACCGCATCTTCTTTCCGCTCGTGTCGGGCAGGGAAGACGGAAGCGGTCTCGGCCTCACGCTCGCGCAGTCGTTCGTGCAGCAGCATGACGGGTTGATCGAAGTGGAGAGCAAGCCGGGCTGCACGGAGTTCGCCATCCTGCTGCCTTTCGGGAACTGA
- the ntrC gene encoding nitrogen regulation protein NR(I), which produces MKPIWIVDDDQSIRWVLEKALARENFTTRSFSGVRDALAALETESPQVLVSDIRMPGGSGLELLQTVRDRLPGLPVIIMTAFSDLDSAVAAFQGGAFEYLAKPFDIDKAVELIRRAVDESMRGEAAYDERVTETPEMLGQAPAMQDMFRAIGRLSHSAATVLITGESGTGKELVARALHRHSPRANGPFIALNTAAIPKDLLESELFGHERGAFTGAQAMRQGRFEQAENGTLFLDEIGDMPFDLQTRLLRVLSDGQFYRVGGHNPLRANVRVIAATHQNLESRVRQGLFREDLYHRLNVIRLRLPALRERSEDIPLLTRHFLQKSARDLGVEPKRVSDSALAYLASLPFPGNVRQLENLCNWLTVMAPAQVIEQKDLPPDLTPRQDVTPESIAVSTDGAVAQNGSAVPASAPASAPPAGVPASVWENGLRTEVARLLRENSADVMDELARRFEAAVIREALDFTRGRKVEAAERLGIGRNTITRKIQELHLDA; this is translated from the coding sequence ATGAAGCCGATCTGGATAGTAGACGACGACCAATCCATCCGTTGGGTGCTCGAAAAAGCGCTCGCACGAGAGAACTTCACGACGCGCAGTTTTTCGGGCGTGCGCGACGCGCTTGCCGCGCTCGAAACCGAAAGCCCGCAAGTGCTGGTATCCGATATCCGCATGCCCGGCGGCTCCGGGCTCGAACTGCTGCAAACGGTGCGCGACAGGCTGCCTGGACTGCCCGTCATCATCATGACGGCGTTTTCCGATCTGGATAGCGCGGTCGCCGCGTTTCAGGGCGGCGCATTCGAATATCTCGCCAAGCCCTTCGATATCGACAAGGCAGTGGAACTGATTCGCCGCGCCGTCGACGAAAGCATGCGCGGCGAGGCCGCGTACGATGAGCGCGTGACCGAGACGCCCGAGATGCTGGGACAAGCGCCTGCGATGCAGGACATGTTCCGCGCGATCGGCCGCCTGTCGCATTCGGCGGCGACCGTGCTCATCACAGGCGAATCAGGCACCGGAAAGGAGCTTGTCGCGCGCGCGTTGCACCGACATAGCCCGCGGGCCAACGGGCCGTTCATCGCGCTCAATACGGCGGCGATCCCGAAGGATCTGTTGGAGTCCGAACTATTCGGTCACGAGCGTGGCGCGTTCACGGGCGCGCAGGCCATGCGGCAGGGCCGCTTCGAACAGGCGGAGAACGGCACGCTCTTTCTCGACGAAATCGGCGACATGCCGTTCGATCTGCAAACGCGGCTCTTGCGCGTGCTGTCCGATGGGCAGTTCTATCGGGTCGGCGGCCACAATCCGCTGCGCGCGAACGTGCGCGTGATCGCCGCCACGCACCAGAATCTGGAATCGCGCGTGCGGCAGGGCCTGTTTCGCGAGGACTTGTACCATCGCCTCAACGTGATCCGGCTGCGTCTACCGGCGCTGCGCGAACGCAGCGAAGACATTCCGCTGCTCACGCGGCACTTCCTGCAGAAGAGCGCGCGCGATCTGGGCGTCGAGCCCAAGCGCGTGTCCGACAGCGCGCTCGCTTATCTCGCGTCGCTGCCGTTTCCCGGCAACGTGCGCCAGCTCGAAAACCTGTGCAACTGGCTCACCGTGATGGCGCCCGCGCAAGTGATCGAGCAGAAGGACCTGCCGCCCGATCTCACGCCGCGGCAGGACGTGACGCCTGAGAGCATCGCCGTATCGACCGATGGCGCGGTCGCTCAGAACGGGTCAGCCGTGCCTGCCTCGGCGCCCGCTTCGGCCCCGCCAGCGGGCGTGCCGGCGAGCGTATGGGAAAACGGCTTGCGCACGGAAGTCGCGCGGCTGTTGCGCGAAAATTCCGCCGATGTCATGGACGAACTCGCGCGCCGCTTCGAAGCCGCCGTGATCCGCGAGGCGCTCGACTTCACGCGCGGGCGCAAGGTCGAGGCGGCGGAGCGTCTCGGCATCGGCCGCAATACGATCACGCGCAAGATTCAGGAATTGCATCTCGACGCGTGA
- a CDS encoding rhodanese-like domain-containing protein, translating into MSTLDQLYGKAASRAAENNLTYAGALLPAEAFEFLQLEPRARLVDVRTRAELDWVGRPAINGEQYAHIEWIRYPGSVPNAEFIEQLRQIATPDTPLVFLCRSAARSKLAAVAAQNQGFTKAYDLLEGFEGDKDGQGHRKTVSGWCFRGLPWIGA; encoded by the coding sequence ATGAGTACGCTCGACCAACTGTACGGCAAAGCCGCGAGCCGGGCCGCCGAGAACAACCTCACCTACGCAGGCGCGCTCCTGCCCGCCGAAGCCTTCGAGTTCCTCCAACTGGAACCGCGCGCTCGCCTCGTCGACGTGCGCACCCGCGCCGAACTCGACTGGGTGGGCCGGCCCGCGATCAACGGCGAGCAGTACGCGCACATCGAATGGATTCGCTATCCCGGTTCGGTGCCAAACGCTGAGTTTATCGAACAATTAAGACAAATCGCCACTCCGGACACGCCGCTCGTGTTCTTATGCCGCAGCGCCGCGCGCTCGAAGCTCGCCGCCGTCGCCGCGCAGAATCAGGGGTTCACGAAAGCCTACGACCTGCTGGAAGGCTTCGAAGGCGACAAGGACGGACAAGGGCACCGCAAGACGGTGTCGGGATGGTGCTTCCGCGGATTGCCTTGGATCGGGGCGTGA
- the xth gene encoding exodeoxyribonuclease III, with amino-acid sequence MKIATWNVNSLKVRLQHVTDWLQLSQVDVLCLQELKLPDEKFPRAELEAAGYKSWFAGQKTYNGVGILVRDGIDVHDATVVRNIPGFEDLQQRVIAATVNGVRMVSAYFPNGQAPGSEKFAYKMRWLDALREWLREEMMQYPKLALLGDYNIAPEDRDVHDPKAWEGQNLVSPEERAHFMQLVGLGLTDAFRKFEQPEKLFTWWDYRMMAFRRNAGLRIDHILLSSELSALCTSCEIDKVPRKWDQPSDHAPVVATVGC; translated from the coding sequence ATGAAAATCGCCACCTGGAACGTCAACTCACTCAAGGTCCGTCTTCAGCACGTCACCGACTGGCTGCAACTCTCGCAAGTGGATGTGCTATGCCTTCAGGAACTGAAGCTGCCCGACGAGAAATTCCCCCGCGCCGAATTGGAAGCCGCCGGATACAAAAGCTGGTTCGCGGGACAGAAGACGTATAACGGCGTCGGCATTCTGGTGCGCGACGGCATCGACGTGCACGACGCCACCGTCGTGCGCAATATTCCCGGCTTCGAGGACTTGCAGCAGCGCGTGATTGCCGCGACGGTGAACGGCGTGCGCATGGTGTCGGCGTATTTCCCGAACGGGCAGGCGCCCGGTTCCGAGAAATTCGCGTACAAGATGCGTTGGCTGGATGCGCTGCGCGAATGGCTGCGCGAAGAGATGATGCAGTATCCGAAGCTCGCGCTGCTCGGCGATTACAACATCGCGCCGGAAGACCGCGACGTGCACGACCCGAAAGCGTGGGAAGGTCAGAACCTCGTTTCGCCGGAAGAACGCGCGCATTTCATGCAGCTCGTCGGCCTGGGACTCACCGACGCCTTCCGCAAGTTCGAGCAGCCCGAGAAGCTCTTTACGTGGTGGGATTACCGCATGATGGCGTTCCGGCGCAACGCGGGCCTGCGCATCGACCACATTTTGTTGTCGTCGGAGTTGTCGGCGCTGTGCACGTCATGCGAAATCGACAAGGTGCCGCGAAAGTGGGATCAGCCGTCCGACCACGCGCCTGTCGTCGCGACGGTCGGCTGCTGA
- the kdpB gene encoding potassium-transporting ATPase subunit KdpB → MTQLNQAPLHRPENLGQARTAARSMFDPALLKPAIADSFAKLAPRTQLRNPVMFCVYVGSILTTVLWIAALLGQAEAPAGFILAVALWLWFTVLFANFAEALAEGRSKAQAASLRSAKHNVMAKKLNEPHPKSPIRMVASSDLRKGDVVLIEAGDAVPADGEVIDGVASVDESAITGESAPVIRESGGDFSSVTGGTRVLSDWIVVRVSADPGEAFLDRMIAMVEGAKRQKTPNEVALTILLVALTLVLLFATATLLPFSMFSVEAAKTGHVVTITALVALLVCLIPTTIGGLLSAIGVAGMSRMMQANVIATSGRAVEAAGDVDVLLLDKTGTITLGNRQASSFAPAPGVSERDLADAAQLASLADETPEGRSIVVLAKQRFDIRERDMATLGATFIAFSAQTRMSGVDVPDREIRKGAAEAVRKYVEERGGRFPQEVQHGVDEIARRGSTPLVVAEYVAGKARALGVIELKDIVKGGIKERFAELRKMGIKTVMVTGDNRLTAAAIAAEAGVDDFLAEAKPEAKLSTIRAHQAEGRLVAMTGDGTNDAPALAQADVAVAMNTGTQAAKEAGNMVDLDSNPTKLIEIVEIGKQMLMTRGSLTTFSIANDVAKYFAIIPAAFATTYPQLRVLDVMHLASPSSAILSAVIFNALIIVFLIPLALKGVKYRALGAASLLRRNLLVYGLGGIVLPFPVIKLIDMTITALGWN, encoded by the coding sequence ATGACTCAACTGAATCAAGCGCCGCTGCATCGCCCGGAGAACCTCGGGCAAGCGCGCACGGCGGCGCGTTCGATGTTCGATCCGGCGCTTTTGAAACCCGCCATCGCCGATTCCTTCGCGAAGCTCGCGCCGCGCACGCAACTGCGCAATCCCGTGATGTTCTGCGTGTACGTCGGCAGCATCTTGACGACGGTGCTCTGGATCGCCGCGCTCTTGGGCCAGGCGGAAGCGCCCGCGGGCTTCATCCTCGCCGTTGCGCTGTGGCTGTGGTTCACCGTGCTCTTCGCGAACTTCGCCGAGGCGCTCGCCGAAGGGCGCTCGAAGGCGCAGGCCGCGTCGTTGCGCAGCGCCAAGCATAACGTGATGGCGAAGAAGCTGAACGAGCCGCATCCGAAGTCGCCCATTCGCATGGTCGCGTCGAGCGATCTGCGCAAGGGCGATGTCGTGCTGATCGAAGCCGGCGACGCCGTGCCCGCCGATGGCGAAGTGATCGACGGCGTCGCGTCCGTCGATGAATCCGCGATCACGGGCGAATCCGCGCCCGTCATCCGCGAGTCGGGCGGCGATTTCTCGTCGGTGACGGGCGGCACGCGCGTGCTGTCGGACTGGATCGTCGTGCGCGTGAGCGCCGACCCCGGCGAGGCGTTTCTCGACCGCATGATCGCGATGGTCGAAGGCGCGAAGCGGCAGAAGACGCCGAACGAAGTCGCGCTCACCATTCTGCTCGTCGCGCTGACGCTCGTGCTGCTCTTCGCCACCGCGACCTTGCTGCCGTTCTCGATGTTCTCGGTCGAAGCCGCGAAAACCGGGCATGTCGTCACGATCACCGCGCTCGTCGCGCTGCTCGTCTGCCTGATTCCGACGACCATCGGCGGACTGTTGTCGGCCATCGGCGTCGCGGGCATGAGCCGCATGATGCAGGCGAACGTGATCGCGACTTCCGGCCGCGCGGTGGAAGCGGCCGGCGACGTCGACGTGCTGCTGCTCGACAAGACCGGCACCATCACGCTCGGCAACCGGCAGGCGTCGTCGTTCGCGCCGGCGCCCGGTGTCAGCGAGCGCGATCTCGCCGACGCCGCGCAACTCGCGTCGCTCGCCGATGAAACACCGGAAGGCCGCAGCATCGTCGTGCTGGCGAAGCAGCGCTTCGACATCCGTGAACGCGATATGGCGACGCTCGGCGCAACGTTCATCGCGTTCAGCGCGCAGACGCGCATGAGCGGCGTCGATGTGCCGGACCGCGAGATTCGCAAGGGCGCGGCCGAAGCGGTGAGAAAGTACGTCGAAGAACGCGGCGGGCGCTTTCCGCAGGAAGTGCAGCATGGCGTCGACGAGATCGCGCGGCGCGGCAGCACGCCGCTCGTCGTCGCGGAATACGTCGCGGGCAAGGCGCGCGCGCTCGGCGTGATCGAACTGAAGGACATCGTGAAGGGCGGCATCAAGGAACGCTTTGCGGAACTGCGCAAGATGGGCATCAAGACCGTGATGGTCACCGGCGACAACCGGCTGACGGCGGCGGCCATCGCGGCGGAAGCGGGCGTGGATGACTTTCTCGCCGAAGCGAAGCCCGAAGCGAAGCTCTCGACGATTCGCGCGCATCAGGCCGAAGGGCGGCTCGTGGCGATGACCGGCGACGGCACCAACGACGCGCCCGCGCTCGCGCAGGCCGACGTCGCGGTGGCAATGAACACCGGCACGCAAGCGGCGAAGGAAGCGGGCAACATGGTCGATCTGGATTCGAACCCGACGAAGCTGATCGAGATCGTGGAGATCGGCAAGCAGATGCTGATGACGCGCGGCTCGCTGACGACGTTTTCCATCGCCAACGACGTCGCCAAGTACTTCGCGATCATTCCTGCCGCTTTTGCCACCACGTATCCGCAATTGCGCGTGCTCGACGTGATGCATCTCGCGTCGCCGTCGTCCGCGATTCTTTCGGCGGTGATCTTCAACGCGCTCATCATCGTGTTCCTGATTCCGCTCGCATTGAAGGGCGTGAAGTATCGTGCGCTCGGGGCAGCTTCGTTGTTGCGGCGCAATCTCCTCGTCTATGGGCTCGGCGGCATCGTGCTGCCGTTTCCGGTCATCAAGCTGATCGACATGACGATCACCGCGCTCGGTTGGAACTAG
- the kdpA gene encoding potassium-transporting ATPase subunit KdpA — MNANTFTQTALFIVVLIALAVPLGRYIADVLDGSSAVVRKTKRLEAALYRIAGVDADAEMSWKHYALAVLLFNALGALALYALLRLQQVLPANPQGMTAMTPDAAFNTAVSFVTNTNWQDYGGESTLGYLAQMLGLTVQNFLSAATGIAVVVALIRGFKRHSAQTIGNFWVDLTRTTLYVLAPLAVVFALVFVSQGVIQNFRPYQEVSTLQVTSYQSPQTDAQGNAVKDAHGNPVMRDMKADKQSLPMGPVASQEAIKMLGTNGGGFFNANSAHPFENPTPLSNFMQMIAMLLIPAALCVVFGRMIGDKRQGYAVLAAMTIAFAAACVGEISAEQAGNPLFASLHVDTHASALQAGGNMEGKETRFGIAQSGIFTVATTAASCGAVDTMHDSLTPLGGLVPMLLIQLGEVIFGGVGSGLYGMLVFALLAVFVAGLMIGRTPEYAGKKIESFEMKMVSIAILLTPLLVLAGTSVAVLTASGTAGIANPGAHGFSEVLYAFSSAANNNGSAFAGLSVNTPFYNVLLGIAMWLGRFGSIVPVLAIAGSLAAKKRLAVTAGTLPTHGPLFVVLLLGTLLLVGALTYVPALALGPVVEHLTMIAAH, encoded by the coding sequence ATGAACGCCAACACGTTCACGCAGACGGCGCTGTTCATCGTCGTACTGATCGCGCTCGCCGTTCCGCTCGGGCGATACATCGCCGACGTGCTCGACGGCTCGTCGGCTGTCGTGCGCAAGACGAAGCGCCTCGAAGCCGCGTTGTATCGCATCGCAGGCGTCGATGCCGATGCCGAAATGTCGTGGAAGCATTACGCGCTCGCGGTGCTGCTCTTCAATGCGCTCGGCGCGCTCGCGCTCTACGCGCTCTTGCGCCTGCAACAGGTCTTGCCGGCCAATCCGCAAGGCATGACCGCGATGACGCCGGATGCCGCGTTCAACACAGCGGTGAGCTTCGTCACCAATACGAACTGGCAGGACTATGGCGGAGAAAGCACGCTGGGCTATCTCGCGCAAATGCTCGGCCTCACGGTGCAGAACTTTCTGTCGGCGGCGACCGGCATCGCGGTCGTCGTCGCGCTGATTCGCGGCTTCAAGCGGCATAGCGCGCAGACCATCGGCAACTTCTGGGTCGATCTCACGCGCACGACGCTCTACGTGCTCGCGCCGCTCGCCGTGGTGTTCGCGCTCGTCTTCGTGAGCCAGGGCGTGATTCAGAACTTCAGGCCGTATCAGGAGGTGTCGACGCTGCAAGTCACGAGCTATCAGTCACCGCAGACAGACGCGCAAGGCAACGCGGTGAAAGATGCCCACGGCAATCCTGTCATGCGCGACATGAAAGCCGACAAGCAGTCGCTGCCGATGGGCCCGGTGGCGTCGCAGGAAGCGATCAAGATGCTCGGCACGAACGGCGGCGGCTTCTTCAACGCGAACTCGGCGCATCCGTTCGAGAACCCGACGCCGCTCTCCAACTTCATGCAGATGATCGCGATGCTGCTCATTCCCGCCGCGCTGTGCGTCGTGTTCGGCCGCATGATCGGCGATAAGCGGCAGGGCTACGCCGTGCTCGCGGCAATGACCATCGCGTTCGCGGCAGCGTGCGTCGGCGAGATATCGGCGGAGCAGGCGGGCAATCCGCTCTTCGCGTCGCTTCACGTCGATACCCACGCGAGCGCGCTGCAAGCGGGCGGCAACATGGAGGGCAAGGAGACGCGCTTCGGCATCGCGCAGTCGGGCATCTTCACGGTGGCGACGACCGCTGCGTCCTGCGGCGCGGTCGACACGATGCACGACTCGCTGACGCCCTTGGGCGGCCTCGTTCCGATGCTCCTGATCCAGCTCGGCGAAGTGATCTTCGGCGGCGTCGGCTCCGGCTTGTACGGCATGCTCGTCTTCGCGCTGCTCGCGGTGTTCGTCGCGGGGCTGATGATCGGCCGCACGCCCGAGTACGCCGGCAAGAAGATCGAATCGTTCGAGATGAAGATGGTGTCCATCGCGATCCTGCTCACGCCGCTTCTGGTGCTCGCGGGAACGTCGGTGGCGGTGCTGACGGCATCGGGCACGGCGGGCATCGCCAATCCGGGCGCGCACGGTTTCTCGGAAGTGCTGTACGCGTTCAGCTCGGCGGCGAACAACAACGGCAGCGCGTTCGCGGGCCTTTCGGTGAACACGCCGTTCTACAACGTGCTGCTCGGCATCGCGATGTGGCTCGGCCGCTTCGGCTCCATCGTGCCCGTGCTGGCGATTGCGGGATCGCTCGCGGCGAAAAAGCGCCTCGCCGTCACCGCCGGCACCTTGCCGACGCACGGACCGCTTTTCGTGGTGCTGCTGCTCGGCACACTCTTGCTCGTCGGCGCGCTCACGTATGTGCCGGCGCTCGCGCTCGGGCCTGTCGTCGAGCATCTGACGATGATCGCCGCTCACTGA
- the kdpC gene encoding potassium-transporting ATPase subunit KdpC, translating to MKNAMRPAIVLFVALTIITGLLYPLIVTAVSQTVFRHQANGSLIELDGKIVGSELIGQQFDAPRYFWGRLSATTPNPYNAGSSGGSNLGPTNPALADAVKARIAALHAADPSNDAAVPVDLVTSSGSGLDPHISPAAAAYQIARVARARGLSVAQVNALVVEATSTRTFGIIGEPTVNVLKLNLALDRASVR from the coding sequence ATGAAGAATGCAATGCGTCCTGCCATCGTATTGTTCGTTGCACTGACGATCATCACGGGCTTGCTGTATCCGCTCATCGTGACGGCGGTATCGCAGACGGTGTTCAGGCATCAGGCGAACGGCAGTCTCATCGAGCTCGACGGGAAGATCGTCGGTTCCGAACTGATCGGCCAGCAGTTCGACGCGCCGCGCTATTTCTGGGGCCGCTTGTCCGCCACGACGCCGAATCCGTACAACGCGGGCAGCTCCGGCGGATCGAATCTCGGGCCGACCAATCCCGCGCTCGCCGATGCCGTGAAGGCGCGCATCGCCGCGCTGCACGCCGCCGATCCTTCCAACGACGCGGCCGTGCCCGTCGATCTCGTGACCTCATCGGGCAGCGGGCTCGATCCGCACATCAGCCCGGCGGCGGCCGCGTATCAGATCGCACGCGTGGCGCGGGCGCGCGGGCTGTCCGTCGCGCAAGTCAATGCGCTCGTCGTCGAGGCGACGTCCACGCGCACATTCGGCATCATCGGGGAACCGACGGTGAATGTGCTTAAATTGAATCTCGCGCTGGACCGGGCGAGCGTTCGCTGA
- a CDS encoding potassium ABC transporter ATPase gives MDLLYVAGIALFWALCAALTVGCERLRRRLPGASA, from the coding sequence ATGGACCTGCTTTACGTCGCCGGCATCGCCCTGTTCTGGGCGCTGTGCGCGGCGCTGACCGTGGGCTGCGAGCGTTTGCGCCGCCGTCTGCCGGGAGCGAGCGCATGA
- the glnA gene encoding type I glutamate--ammonia ligase has protein sequence MSKSVADVMQLVKDEDVKFVDFRFTDTRGKEQHVSVPVSAFDEDKFESGHAFDGSSIAGWKGIEASDMLLVPDADTAFIDPFYEESTLVLTCDVVEPADGKGYERDPRSLAKRAEAYLKSSGLGDTAFFGPEPEFFIFDSVQWNTDQSGTFVKIGSEEAPWSSAKEFEGGNTGHRPGTKGGYFPVAPVDTFQDIRSEMCLLLEQIGIPVEVHHHEVAGQGQNEIGTKFSTLVQRADWLQQMKYIIHNVAHTYGKTATFMPKPIVGDNGSGMHVHQSIWKDGQNLFAGNGYAGLSEFALFYIGGIIKHARALNAITNPGTNSYKRLVPHFEAPVKLAYSARNRSASIRIPHVSNPKGRRIETRFPDPLANPYLCFSALMMAGLDGVQNKIHPGEAADKNLYDLPPEEDAKIPTVCAGLDQALDALDGDREFLTRGGVFTDSMLDAYIELKTNELQRYRQAVHPIEFEMYYSL, from the coding sequence ATGAGTAAATCCGTGGCCGACGTCATGCAACTCGTCAAGGACGAGGACGTCAAGTTTGTCGATTTTCGCTTCACCGACACGCGCGGCAAAGAACAACACGTTTCCGTGCCGGTCTCGGCATTCGACGAAGACAAATTTGAAAGCGGCCACGCTTTCGACGGTTCGTCCATCGCCGGCTGGAAGGGTATCGAAGCGTCGGACATGCTGCTCGTGCCGGATGCGGACACCGCGTTCATCGACCCGTTCTACGAAGAATCCACGCTGGTTCTGACCTGCGACGTGGTCGAGCCGGCCGACGGCAAGGGCTACGAGCGCGATCCGCGCTCGCTCGCGAAGCGCGCCGAAGCCTATCTGAAGAGCTCGGGCCTGGGTGACACCGCGTTCTTCGGTCCGGAGCCGGAATTCTTCATTTTCGACTCGGTGCAGTGGAACACGGACCAGTCGGGCACATTCGTGAAGATCGGCTCGGAAGAAGCGCCGTGGTCGTCGGCGAAGGAATTCGAAGGCGGCAACACCGGCCACCGTCCGGGCACCAAGGGCGGCTACTTCCCGGTAGCGCCTGTCGACACGTTCCAGGACATCCGCTCGGAAATGTGTCTGCTGCTCGAACAAATCGGCATTCCGGTCGAAGTGCACCACCACGAAGTGGCGGGCCAGGGCCAGAACGAAATCGGCACCAAGTTCTCGACGCTGGTTCAGCGCGCGGACTGGCTGCAGCAGATGAAGTACATCATCCACAACGTCGCGCACACGTACGGCAAGACGGCGACGTTCATGCCGAAGCCGATCGTCGGCGATAACGGCTCGGGCATGCACGTTCACCAGTCCATCTGGAAGGACGGCCAGAACCTGTTCGCGGGCAACGGCTATGCGGGCCTGTCGGAATTCGCGCTGTTCTACATCGGCGGCATCATCAAGCATGCGCGCGCGCTGAACGCGATCACGAACCCGGGTACGAACTCGTACAAGCGTCTCGTGCCGCACTTCGAAGCGCCCGTGAAGCTGGCTTACTCGGCTCGCAACCGTTCGGCGTCGATCCGCATTCCGCACGTGAGCAACCCGAAGGGCCGCCGTATCGAAACGCGCTTCCCGGATCCGCTCGCGAATCCGTACCTGTGCTTCTCCGCGCTGATGATGGCGGGTCTCGACGGCGTGCAGAACAAGATTCATCCGGGCGAAGCCGCGGACAAGAATCTGTACGACCTGCCGCCGGAAGAAGACGCGAAGATCCCGACCGTTTGCGCGGGCCTGGATCAGGCGCTCGACGCGCTGGACGGCGACCGCGAGTTCCTGACGCGCGGCGGCGTGTTCACGGATTCGATGCTCGACGCATACATCGAACTGAAGACGAACGAGCTGCAGCGTTATCGTCAGGCGGTGCACCCGATCGAGTTCGAGATGTACTACTCGCTGTAA
- the kdpF gene encoding K(+)-transporting ATPase subunit F has protein sequence MTAWMIWLAAASTLLLFAYLVYALLRAEDLE, from the coding sequence ATGACCGCATGGATGATCTGGCTCGCGGCTGCATCGACGCTGCTGCTTTTCGCCTACCTCGTGTACGCGCTGCTGCGCGCGGAGGATCTCGAATGA